In Fimbriimonadia bacterium, the following are encoded in one genomic region:
- a CDS encoding HDOD domain-containing protein, with amino-acid sequence MVPLTLDEIVNKTSDLPSIPEAVLSVVRLSGDANATASKVAGKIAYDQSLTARVLRLANSAYYGLPRKITSLQEAVVMLGMKTVRHLALVASTFPWLNQPRKGYALAPRALWEHSIAVSIGAQLLAARSRKVSGEEAFSAGLLHDLGKVVLSMWMEARLADLVVRCEQEQAPFDQLEREEFGFDHCDVGAYLAQRWNLPEVLEKAIQYHHSPGRCDPPELLVDCVHIADVLAMTLGYGLGGDGLCYTLNTGSMQRLGLEAEDYDWVLADMHPAVAKALDAYVVK; translated from the coding sequence ATGGTACCGCTCACGTTGGATGAAATCGTCAACAAGACCTCCGACCTCCCGTCCATCCCCGAGGCCGTGCTCTCGGTGGTGCGCCTCTCGGGCGATGCCAACGCCACCGCGTCCAAAGTCGCAGGCAAGATCGCGTACGACCAGTCGCTGACCGCTCGGGTGCTCCGACTGGCGAATTCCGCCTACTACGGGCTTCCACGGAAGATTACGAGCCTGCAGGAAGCCGTAGTCATGCTGGGCATGAAGACAGTGAGACACCTGGCCCTCGTCGCCTCCACCTTCCCGTGGCTGAATCAACCGAGAAAGGGCTACGCGTTGGCGCCGAGGGCGTTATGGGAGCACTCGATAGCCGTTTCCATCGGGGCGCAGTTGCTCGCGGCCCGCTCGCGCAAGGTGAGCGGCGAAGAGGCGTTCAGCGCCGGCCTGCTGCACGACCTGGGCAAGGTGGTGCTCAGCATGTGGATGGAGGCTCGCCTTGCGGACCTCGTGGTTCGATGCGAGCAAGAGCAGGCGCCCTTCGACCAACTGGAGCGCGAGGAGTTCGGGTTCGACCACTGCGACGTAGGAGCTTACCTAGCGCAGCGGTGGAATCTCCCCGAGGTGCTGGAGAAGGCAATCCAGTATCACCATTCTCCCGGACGCTGCGACCCGCCGGAGCTGTTGGTAGACTGCGTGCACATCGCCGACGTGCTGGCGATGACCCTCGGCTATGGCCTCGGTGGCGACGGGCTCTGCTACACCCTCAACACGGGGAGCATGCAGCGCCTAGGGCTGGAGGCCGAGGACTACGATTGGGTGCTCGCCGATATGCACCCCGCGGTTGCCAAAGCTCTCGACGCTTATGTCGTGAAGTAG